The Benincasa hispida cultivar B227 chromosome 11, ASM972705v1, whole genome shotgun sequence genome has a segment encoding these proteins:
- the LOC120090984 gene encoding EH domain-containing protein 1 has translation MEIASYPIGSCSREHQKIYQEWFDYADSDGDGRVTGNDAIKFFSMSTLPRQDLKKVWAIADSKRQGYLGFKEFITAMQLVSLAQSGGEVTHDVLTSNSEVDLKSLNPPRMEGLDVILAKKARKQKSNDHETNGSSKGQSPVSASWFSSKSSKKIPLSSVTSIIDGLKRLYIQKLKPLEVSYRFNDFVSPLLTNSDFDAKPMVMLLGQYSTGKTTFIKHLLKSSYPGAHIGPEPTTDRFVVVMSGPDERSIPGNTIAVQADMPFNGLTTFGTSFLSKFECSQMPHPLLEHITFVDTPGVLSGEKQRTQRAYEFTSVTSWFAAKCDLILLLFDPHKLDISDEFKRVIASLRGHDDKIRVVLNKADQVDTQQLMRVYGALMWSLGKVLNTPEVVRVYIGSFNDKPVNEAATGPLGKELFEKEQEDLLSDLKDIPKKACDRRINEFVKRARAAKIHAYIISHLKREMPAMIGKAKTQQRLIDNLEDEFGKVQREYHLPAGDFPNVEQFREILGGYNFDKFEKLKPKMIQSVDDMLGYDVPELLKNFRNPYD, from the exons ATGGAAATCGCTTCCTATCCTATCGGTTCCTGCTCCCGAGAACATCAGAAAATCTATCAAGAATGGTTTGATTACGCTGATTCTg ATGGAGACGGGCGTGTTACGGGGAATGATGCTATTAAGTTCTTTTCCATGTCGACTTTGCCTCGTCAAGATCTCAAGAAG GTGTGGGCAATTGCAGATTCCAAGCGGCAAGGATATCTTGGGTTCAAGGAGTTTATTACTGCAATGCAG CTTGTTTCTTTGGCGCAATCTGGAGGGGAAGTAACTCATGATGTACTGACTTCAAATAGCGAAG TTGATTTGAAGAGTTTGAATCCTCCTAGAATGGAGGGGCTGGATGTCATATTAGCT AAGAAAGCCCGTAAACAGAAGTCAAATGACCATGAGACAAATG GTAGCTCTAAGGGGCAGTCACCTGTTTCAGCAAGTTGGTTTTCATCAAAATCATCTAAAAAG ATACCTCTTTCTTCCGTtacatctatcattgatggtTTGAAAAGGCTGTATATTCAGAAGTTGAAGCCGTTAGAAGTTAGTTATCgatttaatgattttgtttcccCATTGCTG ACAAATAGTGACTTCGATGCTAAACCTATGGTTATGCTTTTGGGTCAATACTCTACTGGCAAAACGACATTTATCAAACATCTGCTGAAAAGCAGTTATCCAG GAGCCCACATTGGACCGGAACCTACAACTGACAGATTTGTTGTTGTTATG TCTGGACCTGATGAAAGAAGCATTCCTGGAAATACGATTGCCGTCCAAGCAGACATGCCATTTAATGGTCTCACAACATTTGGAACTTCTTTTCTATCAAAATTTGAGTGTTCACAAATGCCACATCCT CTGCTAGAACATATTACGTTTGTGGATACTCCTGGAGTTTTATCTGGAGAAAAACAACGAACACAGCGAGCATATGAGTTCACATCTGTAACATCATGGTTTGCTGCCAAGTGCGATCTTATTCTACTTTTATTTGATCCCCATAAACTCGATATTAGTGATGAATTCAAACGGGTTATAGCTTCATTACGTGGGCATGATGACAAAATTCGAGTAGTCTTGAACAAGGCAGACCAAGTTGACACACAACAG TTGATGAGGGTTTATGGAGCATTAATGTGGTCGCTTGGGAAGGTTCTGAATACTCCAGAGGTTGTACGTGTTTATATTGG CTCGTTTAATGACAAACCGGTTAACGAAGCTGCTACGGGTCCGCTCGGAAAAGAGCTCTTTGAGAAAGAACAGGAAGATCTTCTTTCCGATTTGAAGGATATCCCAAAGAAGGCGTGTGATCGAAGA ATTAATGAATTCGTTAAGCGTGCAAGAGCTGCTAAAATTCATGCCTACATCATAAGCCATCTTAAGAGGGAGATGCCTGCCATGATCGGCAAAGCCAAGACCCAACAGCGACTCATCGATAATTTGGAAGATGAGTTTGGAAAG GTACAAAGGGAATATCACTTACCTGCCGGAGATTTCCCGAACGTCGAACAATTCCGAGAGATATTAGGTGGTTACAACTTCGACAAATTTGAGAAGTTGAAACCAAAAATGATTCAGTCTGTCGACGATATGTTGGGATATGATGTCCCAGAACTTTTGAAGAACTTCAGAAATCCCTATGACTGA